A genome region from Sphingobium sp. WTD-1 includes the following:
- a CDS encoding phospholipase A: MMGRSLPWLLAGAATALAPAAHATSPVEILIGDAGQRDADGAVLVEVRLLNGGTEPQTVPLPDRIEAQLTANGVRRTLWLERTADMPADLIIPPDGFRRARYRLPDTDELSLDGAVFSIPAWSAQQIAIALRPAPVTQSALPELAPAQAAASAAPEAARPPSDRSAGNPFLANLSAYEPIYAVYGPGTNSEARIQISFKYQLFGTRRAEGLPRSWRDGLHFAFSQRMFWDLGGDSSPFRNIDYQPELFYLTPSATLSSGISLSAQGGIRHESNGRDGTASRSINSVYIAPMAAIPLGGGYRFSVAPRLSLFVGDKSDNPDIRRYRGNTALFMEVGEDKGLRLSTSTRFNFGSGKGAFSADISYPLPRLLGGGPDFYLFGQSFVGYGENLLDYDRRMTRFRIGVALVR, translated from the coding sequence ATGATGGGACGCTCCCTCCCCTGGCTGCTGGCAGGCGCTGCCACCGCCCTGGCCCCCGCTGCACATGCGACCTCACCGGTGGAAATCCTGATCGGCGACGCGGGACAGCGAGATGCCGATGGGGCAGTGCTGGTCGAAGTGCGCCTTCTCAATGGAGGAACAGAACCGCAGACGGTCCCCCTGCCCGACCGGATCGAAGCGCAGCTTACAGCCAACGGCGTACGCCGTACCCTCTGGCTGGAGCGGACGGCGGACATGCCGGCAGATCTGATTATCCCGCCCGACGGTTTCAGGCGCGCTCGCTATCGCCTGCCGGATACGGACGAACTTTCGCTGGATGGCGCGGTCTTTTCCATACCGGCCTGGAGCGCGCAGCAGATCGCCATCGCCTTGCGGCCGGCGCCGGTGACGCAATCGGCGCTCCCTGAACTCGCCCCCGCGCAGGCTGCAGCGAGCGCAGCACCCGAGGCGGCGCGGCCTCCATCGGACCGATCGGCCGGCAATCCTTTTCTCGCCAACCTTTCCGCCTATGAGCCGATCTATGCCGTCTATGGCCCCGGCACGAACAGCGAGGCGCGGATCCAGATCAGCTTCAAATATCAATTGTTCGGCACCAGGCGCGCCGAGGGTCTGCCCCGTTCCTGGCGCGATGGTCTCCATTTCGCCTTCTCGCAGCGCATGTTCTGGGACCTGGGTGGCGACTCCTCCCCATTCCGCAACATCGATTATCAGCCCGAGCTTTTCTACCTGACACCGTCGGCGACGCTGTCGAGCGGCATTTCGCTCAGCGCGCAGGGCGGCATCCGCCACGAATCCAATGGCCGCGACGGGACAGCGTCACGCAGCATCAATAGTGTCTATATCGCGCCGATGGCGGCGATCCCACTGGGGGGCGGCTATCGTTTCTCGGTCGCGCCTCGCCTGTCGCTGTTTGTCGGCGACAAGTCCGACAATCCCGATATCCGCCGGTATCGCGGGAATACCGCTCTGTTTATGGAGGTCGGGGAGGATAAAGGACTGCGCCTCTCCACCTCCACCCGGTTTAATTTCGGCAGCGGCAAGGGTGCCTTCAGCGCCGATATCTCCTATCCCCTCCCCCGCCTGCTGGGTGGCGGACCAGACTTCTATCTCTTCGGCCAGAGCTTTGTCGGTTATGGCGAAAATCTGCTCGACTATGATCGGCGGATGACCCGCTTCCGGATCGGCGTGGCGCTCGTGCGATGA
- a CDS encoding ABC transporter permease: MSAGSMTLAQYSLEDPEDGVALHLQGDWTALALGDASRRLDVDLDGRKARTVDITALGRLDTAGALVLLRAMEENATVAGGEREDFAQLTTLVRPALEQPSPEKVRRTGLPAFFDRFGRQIVGIARDGYEMLVFTGEMMTALGRSLIHPSRLRVTPLVATMQEAGINSLPIVFMMTFFIGAVIALVGTNLLTTLGVGVFTVQLVGVAILREFGVVIAAILLAGRSASSFAAQIGSMRMNQETDAMQVMGVDRFDALVVPRILAALLMIPLMTFAADIGGIIGGLLVSWVTMDIHPIFFVQRMLDTVSITHFWIGMSKAPFLALVIAAAGCRHGLMVGGDVQSLGRQVTSAVVQSVFLVIMFDAIFAVIFMALDL, from the coding sequence ATGAGCGCCGGATCCATGACCTTGGCACAATATAGCCTTGAGGACCCCGAGGATGGGGTTGCGCTACATCTCCAGGGCGACTGGACCGCATTAGCCCTGGGTGATGCGTCGCGCCGCCTCGATGTGGATCTCGACGGGCGCAAGGCCAGGACGGTGGATATCACGGCGCTTGGCCGCCTCGACACGGCCGGGGCCCTGGTTCTGCTGCGGGCCATGGAAGAGAACGCGACTGTCGCCGGCGGTGAGCGCGAGGACTTCGCGCAATTGACGACGCTGGTACGGCCCGCACTCGAGCAACCATCACCCGAAAAGGTGCGCCGCACCGGTCTGCCGGCCTTCTTCGACCGGTTCGGGCGGCAAATCGTCGGGATTGCGCGCGATGGCTACGAAATGCTCGTGTTCACCGGCGAAATGATGACAGCGCTCGGGCGCAGCCTCATCCACCCGTCGCGCCTGCGCGTGACGCCGCTGGTCGCGACGATGCAGGAGGCCGGGATCAACTCGCTTCCCATCGTCTTCATGATGACCTTCTTCATCGGCGCCGTAATTGCCCTGGTCGGCACCAATCTTCTGACGACGCTCGGAGTCGGGGTCTTCACCGTGCAACTGGTCGGTGTGGCGATCCTTCGCGAATTCGGTGTGGTCATCGCCGCCATCCTGCTTGCCGGTCGATCCGCTTCGTCGTTCGCCGCCCAGATCGGCTCGATGCGGATGAACCAGGAAACCGATGCGATGCAGGTCATGGGGGTCGACCGGTTCGACGCGCTGGTCGTGCCCCGCATTCTCGCCGCCTTGCTGATGATACCGCTGATGACTTTTGCCGCCGATATCGGCGGCATCATTGGTGGTCTGCTGGTCAGTTGGGTGACGATGGATATCCATCCGATCTTCTTCGTGCAGCGCATGCTCGATACGGTCAGCATTACCCACTTCTGGATCGGCATGAGCAAGGCCCCGTTCCTGGCGCTGGTGATCGCCGCCGCTGGTTGCCGACATGGCCTGATGGTCGGCGGCGACGTCCAGAGCCTTGGGCGGCAGGTCACGTCCGCCGTGGTGCAGTCGGTATTCCTCGTCATCATGTTCGATGCGATCTTCGCGGTGATTTTCATGGCGCTCGATCTGTGA
- a CDS encoding ATP-binding cassette domain-containing protein, with protein MSRPGTEPETPPIRVTGLHTAFGDKVIHEGLHLEVRPGEILGVVGGSGSGKSVLLNSILGLRQPDGGSVELFGRDIGEPSALSEAERRIGVMFQQGALFSFLTVQENVEAPFLEHSRLPPQLIGDLARLKIKLAGLPDNAGALRPSELSGGMRKRAGVARAIALDPDILFLDEPTAGLDPIGASEFDDLIRSLRDALGLTVFMITHDLDTLYAICDRVAVIADRKVVAVAPVAELEKSDHPWIKSYFLGPRGRAAAGAKDR; from the coding sequence GTGAGCCGCCCGGGCACCGAACCGGAGACGCCGCCGATCCGCGTGACGGGGCTCCACACTGCCTTTGGAGATAAGGTCATCCACGAAGGTCTGCACCTTGAGGTCCGACCTGGCGAGATTCTGGGTGTCGTGGGCGGTTCAGGCTCAGGAAAATCTGTTCTGCTCAACTCGATTCTCGGCCTTAGGCAACCCGATGGCGGCTCGGTCGAGCTCTTCGGCCGCGACATCGGCGAGCCATCCGCGCTTTCCGAGGCGGAACGGCGCATCGGCGTAATGTTCCAGCAGGGTGCGCTTTTCTCGTTCCTGACCGTCCAGGAAAATGTCGAAGCGCCGTTCCTGGAGCATAGCAGGCTGCCCCCGCAACTTATCGGGGACCTTGCCAGGCTCAAGATCAAGCTCGCCGGTCTGCCCGACAATGCCGGTGCGCTGCGCCCATCGGAATTGTCGGGCGGCATGCGCAAGCGCGCTGGCGTAGCCCGCGCGATCGCGCTCGATCCAGACATCCTGTTTCTCGACGAACCCACAGCTGGCCTGGACCCGATCGGCGCCAGCGAGTTCGACGATCTCATCCGCAGCTTGCGCGATGCGCTCGGCCTTACCGTGTTCATGATCACCCATGATCTCGACACGCTTTACGCCATCTGTGACCGAGTCGCTGTAATTGCCGACCGCAAGGTCGTCGCCGTGGCCCCGGTCGCCGAACTCGAAAAGTCGGACCACCCCTGGATCAAAAGCTATTTCCTGGGGCCGCGCGGACGCGCCGCCGCCGGGGCGAAGGACCGCTGA
- a CDS encoding MlaD family protein, whose product MERHANYALVGIISIILLIAGLVFVVWLGGTRFGQENDEYRVIFRGPVRGLSVGGEVQFNGIKMGQIQRITLDENDPNRVLTDIEITHKTPVRIDSVASTETQGISGVSVVQISAGTPSKELLRRANRGRRPVISSKPNALSSLLQGGGQMVESATSALQRVNKALSDQNIQNLGATLRDIRLTTGAIADNRAMFANAASALGKLDRAAEDIQHAAASVRDIADTDGRKAFADISDTAAELKLAIGEARGTLANVNKQSATIGATTLPAINASMSSLRETADSLDGLIRQIRQNPRQALGKDSGLELELPE is encoded by the coding sequence ATGGAACGCCATGCCAATTATGCCCTCGTCGGGATCATCTCGATCATTCTCCTGATCGCCGGACTCGTATTCGTGGTGTGGCTTGGCGGCACGCGGTTCGGGCAGGAAAATGATGAGTATCGCGTTATTTTCCGCGGGCCCGTACGCGGGCTCAGTGTCGGCGGCGAAGTCCAGTTCAACGGCATCAAGATGGGCCAGATCCAGCGGATCACACTCGACGAGAACGACCCCAACCGGGTCCTGACTGATATAGAGATCACGCACAAGACACCGGTGCGGATCGATTCGGTCGCCTCGACCGAGACCCAGGGCATATCGGGTGTGAGCGTCGTGCAGATCAGCGCCGGGACACCGAGCAAGGAACTGCTTCGGAGGGCCAATCGGGGCAGGCGTCCAGTCATTTCCAGCAAACCCAATGCCCTGTCATCGCTCCTTCAAGGCGGCGGCCAGATGGTGGAGAGCGCGACATCGGCGCTGCAACGGGTCAACAAGGCTTTGTCGGATCAGAACATCCAGAATCTCGGCGCCACTCTTCGCGATATCCGGCTGACCACCGGGGCGATCGCCGACAACCGGGCGATGTTCGCCAATGCGGCGTCCGCGCTCGGTAAGCTGGATCGGGCAGCCGAGGATATCCAGCATGCGGCCGCCTCGGTGCGTGACATCGCCGACACCGATGGCCGCAAGGCCTTTGCCGACATCTCGGACACGGCGGCCGAACTCAAACTCGCTATCGGCGAGGCGCGCGGCACTTTGGCCAACGTCAACAAGCAAAGCGCGACGATCGGCGCGACAACATTGCCGGCAATCAACGCCAGTATGAGCAGCCTGCGTGAAACTGCCGATTCACTCGACGGGCTGATCCGCCAGATCCGTCAGAATCCCCGGCAGGCCTTGGGTAAAGACAGCGGTCTGGAACTGGAGCTCCCCGAATGA
- a CDS encoding ABC-type transport auxiliary lipoprotein family protein — protein MTLVKPYRYLLTVSALLLLGGCGGLLGSSGKRDTLFRFGIAEQNNATVAERPAAGRPLTLARIRFAPEIEGDRILTARGSSVLYVKDARWVAPAPDLFAQAMTRQFDQRASNIRMVSWRGGGAGAVALQLNLDRFEARYAPESDKQSPPTILISGDATLTALTDRQMKASHRFLEEEPARQNSKAEIAAAFDRATARFTAAVVDWTGQTLTD, from the coding sequence ATGACTCTCGTTAAGCCTTACAGATACCTTCTGACCGTTTCCGCGCTGCTCCTGCTTGGTGGCTGCGGCGGCCTTTTAGGGAGCAGCGGCAAGCGCGACACCTTGTTTCGCTTCGGGATTGCCGAACAAAATAACGCGACGGTCGCGGAACGCCCTGCCGCGGGCCGACCGCTCACCCTGGCCCGTATCCGCTTCGCGCCCGAGATCGAGGGCGACCGCATATTGACCGCCCGTGGCTCCAGCGTTTTGTACGTCAAAGACGCACGCTGGGTCGCACCGGCACCGGATTTGTTCGCCCAGGCCATGACCCGCCAGTTCGATCAGCGGGCTTCCAATATCCGGATGGTATCCTGGCGGGGCGGGGGCGCCGGAGCGGTCGCGCTCCAACTGAACCTCGACCGCTTCGAGGCCCGTTATGCGCCCGAAAGCGACAAGCAAAGTCCACCGACGATCCTCATATCGGGCGATGCCACCCTCACCGCGCTAACCGATCGGCAGATGAAGGCTTCTCACCGCTTCCTTGAAGAAGAACCCGCCCGCCAAAACAGCAAGGCCGAAATCGCGGCGGCATTCGATCGTGCGACAGCGCGCTTCACGGCCGCCGTGGTCGACTGGACGGGCCAGACGCTAACAGACTAG
- the gltS gene encoding sodium/glutamate symporter: MMLYIDALTTSTIAILLLFAGKALVSRFDLFKRYSIPEPVIGGIVCAAVVSGIYLLHGRKIEFDIGIRDTLLLYFFAAIGLNSDVRTIRSGGWALIILTALASLFILLQNLLAMTIASAFGLDPRAGLMVGSISLTGGIGTTLAWAPHFVETLGIANAAEIGTAGNMFGLIAACLIGGPVAGYLIRARNIPVSGASMLEIGTLHEPQRTLLDYYGALLALFWLNVTLLLGQSLTLAIKSSGLNLPDFVGCLLAGIILRGVTPHLTTRKRRLWDWPRMQRGVALISEISLGIFITMALMSLQLWALDGMVAFLAVALCLQITMAIAFMIFILFPCLGRDYEAAVMSAGFGGIGLGSTATAIANMSAVTRQYGAAPKAFIVVPLVCGFFIDLANAILVGIMI; the protein is encoded by the coding sequence ATGATGCTGTACATTGATGCCCTGACCACCTCGACCATTGCGATCCTTTTGCTATTCGCGGGAAAGGCCCTCGTCAGCCGTTTCGATCTTTTCAAGCGCTACAGCATTCCCGAACCGGTCATAGGGGGAATAGTCTGCGCTGCTGTGGTCAGCGGCATTTATCTTCTGCACGGCAGAAAGATAGAGTTTGACATCGGTATCCGCGACACCTTGCTGCTCTATTTCTTCGCAGCCATCGGGCTCAATTCCGACGTCCGGACGATCCGAAGCGGCGGATGGGCGCTCATAATCCTCACCGCGCTCGCAAGTCTCTTCATTTTGCTGCAGAATTTGCTTGCCATGACGATCGCCAGCGCGTTCGGTCTGGATCCGCGCGCCGGACTGATGGTCGGGTCGATTTCGTTGACCGGCGGGATCGGCACTACGCTGGCTTGGGCACCGCATTTCGTGGAAACGCTGGGGATCGCCAACGCCGCGGAAATCGGAACAGCGGGCAATATGTTCGGCCTGATAGCCGCCTGCCTGATCGGTGGCCCTGTAGCCGGCTATCTCATTCGCGCACGCAATATCCCAGTTTCAGGGGCCTCTATGCTCGAGATCGGTACGCTGCACGAGCCGCAGCGGACGCTCCTCGACTATTATGGTGCCCTCCTCGCGCTCTTCTGGCTCAATGTCACGCTCCTGCTTGGTCAATCCTTGACTTTGGCAATCAAGAGCAGTGGCCTCAATCTTCCTGATTTTGTCGGCTGCCTCCTGGCGGGCATTATCCTTCGCGGCGTCACCCCTCATCTAACCACGCGAAAACGCAGGTTATGGGATTGGCCACGCATGCAACGCGGCGTCGCGTTGATCTCTGAGATCAGCCTGGGCATCTTCATCACCATGGCATTGATGAGCCTGCAGCTATGGGCTCTCGATGGCATGGTCGCATTTCTCGCCGTTGCCCTGTGCTTGCAGATAACAATGGCCATCGCTTTCATGATCTTCATTCTCTTCCCCTGCCTTGGGCGCGACTATGAAGCAGCCGTCATGAGCGCAGGGTTCGGGGGAATAGGGCTTGGATCGACCGCGACAGCGATTGCGAATATGAGCGCCGTCACACGGCAATATGGTGCGGCACCCAAGGCTTTTATCGTCGTGCCCCTGGTCTGCGGCTTCTTCATCGATCTCGCCAATGCCATCCTGGTGGGCATCATGATCTAA
- a CDS encoding Na+/H+ antiporter, protein METITIILLLLLAVILSGIFSRMVPLPLPRPLFQIALGAMIGLAADWRVTLDPEIFFLLLLPPLLFLDGWRIPREELFKDGKTIVELALGLVVATVVGMGFFIHWMVPAMPLAVAFGLAAVVSPTDPIAVSAIAQRVSIPKRMMHILEGESLLNDASGLVCLRFAIAAALTGAFSVQDAALNFLWVAFGGIAIGAGFTWIVSRAKSWVSRHYGEEGGAQILISLLIPFGAYLLAEHLHCSGILAAVAAGLTMGFVESTGELEGSTRIRRNTVWDMIQFSANGVIFVLLGEQLPAILASSAETVRATGHQEPWWLAIYVIAINLGLAALRFLWVWASLRLTFFREGDWRSTPNWRIVAAISFAGVRGAITLAGVLTLPLAMNDGSPFPARDLAIFLAMGVIIVSLLAASLGLPLLLKGLEMPAEHDHKAAEDAARVKAAEAAIAEIEKVQHALAEGRSDADLYVSTASRIMDGYRQRIESRVGSPENNALGRRAEEIERRPRLAALKAERAQIFRMVRKRELDSEPARKLIRELDLLEARYTVAA, encoded by the coding sequence TTGGAAACCATCACGATCATCCTGCTGCTGCTGCTTGCCGTCATCCTGAGCGGCATTTTCTCGCGCATGGTTCCCCTGCCCCTGCCACGACCTCTGTTTCAGATCGCCCTGGGCGCAATGATCGGGCTGGCCGCTGACTGGCGCGTCACGCTCGATCCGGAGATTTTCTTTCTCCTGCTCCTGCCGCCGTTGCTGTTCCTCGATGGCTGGCGCATTCCCCGCGAAGAGCTGTTCAAGGACGGCAAGACCATCGTCGAGCTCGCCCTTGGCCTGGTCGTCGCTACGGTCGTCGGCATGGGCTTTTTCATCCACTGGATGGTCCCGGCGATGCCGTTGGCTGTCGCGTTCGGTCTCGCCGCCGTCGTCTCCCCCACCGACCCGATCGCGGTGTCCGCGATCGCCCAGCGCGTCTCCATCCCCAAGCGCATGATGCATATTCTCGAAGGGGAATCGCTCTTGAACGATGCCTCCGGACTCGTCTGCCTGCGCTTTGCAATCGCCGCAGCGTTAACCGGAGCATTCTCAGTCCAGGACGCAGCGCTCAATTTCCTGTGGGTCGCGTTCGGGGGCATCGCGATCGGTGCCGGCTTCACCTGGATTGTGTCGCGCGCGAAAAGCTGGGTCTCACGGCATTATGGAGAGGAGGGCGGCGCGCAGATTCTCATAAGCCTGCTCATCCCATTTGGCGCCTATCTCCTTGCCGAGCATCTCCATTGCTCCGGCATTCTGGCCGCAGTCGCCGCCGGCCTCACCATGGGCTTTGTCGAAAGCACTGGCGAACTGGAGGGCTCCACACGCATACGCCGCAACACAGTGTGGGATATGATCCAGTTCAGCGCCAACGGGGTCATCTTCGTGCTGCTCGGCGAGCAGCTGCCCGCCATTCTCGCCAGCTCGGCCGAAACCGTTCGCGCGACCGGCCATCAGGAACCTTGGTGGCTGGCAATATATGTCATCGCAATCAACCTTGGGCTCGCCGCCCTTCGCTTCCTGTGGGTCTGGGCATCCCTTCGTCTCACCTTCTTTCGCGAAGGGGACTGGCGTTCCACGCCCAATTGGCGGATCGTCGCCGCGATCTCCTTTGCCGGCGTTCGCGGCGCCATCACGCTCGCCGGTGTCTTGACACTGCCTCTGGCAATGAACGATGGCTCGCCCTTTCCGGCAAGAGATCTGGCTATTTTTCTGGCGATGGGCGTCATCATCGTGTCGTTGCTAGCTGCCAGCCTGGGGCTACCCCTTCTGCTCAAAGGTCTCGAGATGCCGGCCGAACATGACCATAAGGCGGCCGAGGATGCGGCCCGCGTCAAGGCGGCAGAAGCTGCGATCGCGGAGATCGAGAAGGTCCAGCATGCGCTGGCAGAGGGCCGAAGCGACGCGGATCTCTATGTCTCGACCGCATCCCGCATTATGGATGGTTACCGGCAAAGGATCGAGAGCCGGGTTGGTAGCCCAGAAAACAATGCGCTGGGGCGGCGAGCAGAAGAGATTGAGCGCCGCCCTCGTCTGGCAGCGCTGAAGGCCGAACGCGCGCAAATTTTCCGGATGGTGCGCAAGCGCGAACTGGACAGCGAGCCCGCACGCAAGCTTATCCGAGAGCTTGATCTGCTCGAAGCACGCTATACCGTCGCGGCTTAA
- a CDS encoding transposase → MDRITVISGPERRRAWTAEQKEALVLAACAPGAVVADIARAADIHPSLIHRWRRELTQRIGPSSTGASFVPVVMKADASADVPSERQGLRVAAEIETRGAVIRFGDEAGPELVRAILGSLR, encoded by the coding sequence ATGGATCGGATAACGGTGATTTCGGGGCCGGAGCGGCGCCGGGCGTGGACGGCCGAGCAGAAGGAAGCGCTGGTATTGGCGGCCTGTGCGCCCGGAGCGGTTGTAGCGGATATTGCGCGGGCGGCGGACATACATCCGAGCCTGATCCATCGCTGGCGGCGGGAGCTGACACAGAGGATAGGTCCGTCGAGCACCGGGGCGAGCTTTGTGCCGGTGGTGATGAAGGCTGATGCCTCCGCTGACGTGCCGAGCGAGAGGCAGGGCCTGCGCGTTGCAGCGGAGATCGAGACGCGGGGAGCGGTAATCCGGTTCGGCGATGAGGCGGGGCCCGAACTTGTCCGTGCGATCCTGGGGAGCTTGCGATGA
- the tnpB gene encoding IS66 family insertion sequence element accessory protein TnpB (TnpB, as the term is used for proteins encoded by IS66 family insertion elements, is considered an accessory protein, since TnpC, encoded by a neighboring gene, is a DDE family transposase.) has product MIPVSADVKIWIAAGHTDMRRGMATLARQVEQHLGRRFHDGDLFVFRGRRGDLVKILWSDALGVSLYSKRLARGHFIWPSAKDGAIALTPSALACLLEGIDWRNPQRSWRPSQVG; this is encoded by the coding sequence ATGATCCCCGTTTCTGCGGATGTAAAGATTTGGATAGCGGCCGGTCATACCGACATGCGTCGCGGCATGGCTACTTTAGCCCGCCAGGTGGAACAGCATCTGGGGCGACGCTTCCATGATGGGGATTTATTTGTCTTTCGCGGACGTCGCGGCGATCTGGTGAAGATTCTGTGGAGCGATGCGCTGGGCGTATCGTTGTATTCAAAGCGTCTCGCACGTGGACATTTTATCTGGCCCTCGGCCAAGGACGGAGCGATCGCGCTTACCCCCTCGGCGCTGGCCTGTCTGCTCGAGGGGATAGATTGGCGCAATCCGCAGAGAAGTTGGCGACCCAGTCAGGTTGGTTGA
- a CDS encoding IS66 family transposase, whose amino-acid sequence MALEAEAKAARVEAINADLLARNAHLELINALMRRDKYGAKSERASRLIDQFELGFEELEADASEAESIAAQAAAKTTTVALFTRQRGPRRDFPAHVEREKRVIPAPEQCPCCGSDALSHLPPDITKTLEKVPARHKVIETVREKVSCRHCEKIRQAPAPFHVTPRGMFGPHFLADLVFQKYGLHQPLNSQRDRLEVEGIPLSISTLADQVGAVCAALKPISLLNDAHVLAAERLHADDTTVPLLAKYKTEVARIWDYVRDDTPFGGAAPPALMCRYSRNRKGEHPRAHLAGYTGILQVDRYAGFNEMFKEGWADKAMTRANCWQHGRRKLFVLVDVASQLKGKKKGKVPLISPLAREGLEMIDQIFAVERDVNGKTPEERLAVRKEKVAPLVDQLKAWFDTHRKTLSRKDPVAEAIAYFLNDWESFTTFLEDGRICLTNNAAERPLRSVARGRKSWGFVGSDRGGERAAMLFSLIGTCRLNDVDPLAWLTDVLARIADIPQNRLHELLPWHWKTLQNSKPAEMAA is encoded by the coding sequence ATGGCGCTCGAAGCGGAGGCAAAAGCCGCCCGCGTTGAGGCGATCAACGCCGACCTTCTTGCCCGCAATGCGCATCTTGAACTGATTAACGCGCTCATGCGCCGCGACAAATATGGCGCGAAATCGGAACGCGCGAGCCGGCTTATTGACCAGTTCGAGCTGGGCTTCGAAGAGCTCGAGGCCGATGCCAGCGAAGCCGAGAGCATCGCCGCGCAAGCCGCGGCCAAAACTACCACCGTTGCTCTCTTCACCCGTCAGCGGGGACCCCGCCGCGACTTCCCGGCTCATGTGGAGCGCGAGAAGCGAGTGATCCCCGCACCCGAGCAATGCCCCTGCTGCGGCTCGGATGCGCTAAGCCATTTGCCGCCCGACATCACCAAAACCCTGGAGAAGGTGCCCGCACGCCACAAGGTTATCGAAACGGTGCGCGAGAAAGTCTCCTGCCGGCATTGTGAAAAGATCCGCCAGGCCCCGGCGCCCTTCCACGTGACGCCCCGGGGCATGTTCGGCCCGCACTTCCTGGCCGATCTCGTCTTCCAGAAATATGGACTGCATCAGCCGCTTAACAGCCAGCGCGACCGCCTGGAGGTGGAGGGCATCCCCCTGAGCATCTCGACGCTTGCCGATCAGGTCGGCGCCGTCTGCGCCGCCCTCAAACCGATCTCCCTGCTGAACGATGCCCATGTGCTGGCCGCCGAGCGCCTCCACGCCGACGACACCACTGTTCCTCTCCTCGCCAAATACAAGACCGAGGTCGCTCGCATCTGGGACTATGTGCGCGATGACACCCCCTTTGGTGGGGCGGCGCCGCCGGCGCTGATGTGCCGTTACTCCCGAAATCGAAAGGGCGAACATCCCCGCGCGCATCTGGCTGGCTATACCGGAATCCTCCAGGTCGACCGCTATGCCGGCTTCAACGAGATGTTCAAGGAAGGGTGGGCCGATAAGGCCATGACCCGCGCAAACTGCTGGCAACACGGTAGGCGAAAGCTGTTCGTACTGGTCGATGTGGCCAGTCAGCTGAAGGGCAAGAAGAAGGGGAAAGTGCCGCTCATCTCCCCACTCGCGCGGGAGGGACTGGAGATGATCGACCAGATCTTTGCCGTCGAGCGGGATGTCAACGGCAAGACTCCCGAGGAACGCCTGGCCGTTCGCAAGGAAAAGGTCGCCCCGTTAGTCGATCAGCTCAAGGCCTGGTTTGATACCCACCGAAAGACCCTTTCCCGGAAAGATCCCGTGGCCGAGGCCATCGCCTACTTCCTCAATGACTGGGAAAGCTTCACCACCTTCCTGGAAGATGGTCGCATCTGTCTCACGAACAATGCCGCGGAGCGGCCGTTGCGCAGCGTAGCTCGCGGAAGGAAGAGCTGGGGGTTCGTGGGATCGGACCGGGGTGGAGAACGCGCCGCAATGCTGTTCAGCCTGATCGGCACCTGTCGGCTCAACGACGTCGATCCGCTCGCATGGCTCACCGATGTCCTCGCTCGCATCGCCGATATCCCCCAGAACCGGCTGCACGAACTCTTGCCCTGGCACTGGAAAACCCTCCAGAACAGCAAGCCGGCCGAAATGGCCGCCTGA
- the cueR gene encoding Cu(I)-responsive transcriptional regulator gives MNIGQAAAASSVSQRMIRHYEKITLIPTPSRRGSGYRDYSDADVHRLRFVANARDLGFPIEEIRSLLDLWQDRCRSSAEVKALALSRADELGRKAAALDGMRRALMELANSCTGDERSDCPIIDRLAEG, from the coding sequence ATGAATATCGGTCAGGCCGCCGCTGCAAGCAGCGTGTCGCAGCGTATGATCCGCCACTATGAGAAGATCACGCTGATCCCGACACCGTCAAGGCGCGGCAGCGGCTATCGGGACTATTCGGACGCCGATGTTCACCGCCTCCGGTTCGTCGCAAACGCGCGCGACCTTGGTTTCCCGATCGAGGAAATCCGTTCGCTTCTGGACCTCTGGCAGGACCGTTGCCGATCGAGCGCTGAGGTGAAGGCGCTGGCACTTTCCCGAGCCGACGAGCTTGGCCGCAAGGCGGCTGCGCTGGACGGTATGCGCCGGGCGCTGATGGAACTAGCCAACAGCTGTACCGGAGACGAACGGTCGGATTGCCCGATCATCGATCGACTGGCTGAGGGTTGA